A region of Nostoc sp. 'Peltigera membranacea cyanobiont' N6 DNA encodes the following proteins:
- a CDS encoding NAD(P)/FAD-dependent oxidoreductase, with translation MREILYLEVPTPDIETVRSWLQTDFEPGNGEKVLTSEGFRLKIPSATTPAGAALSEKLPAELSVFVWTVQRTTYLKVFRWAEQPFPSEGQILQRLTKEIRSRFPHHYPEPPTIDLSQQSIFAALASAYPLTVKYFQKMPNGEYDLIRAYWWEQRWREGVRNPQQPRQVVFSNQGDRGKGNPSTQPLVTNPQYDIIYIGGALGAIHAALMAKLGYKVLLVERMPFGKMNREWNISRDEIQSLVNLGLVTPAELETIIAREYKDGFNKFFDANNPSKLRSPVLHTPTVLNLGLDSEKWLLMCGQKLQAAGGEIWDETEFMRADIDISQVLLQVKHLPSQVEKQVSGRLLIDAMGTASPIAWQLNGGRAFDSVCPTVGAAIESGFEPQVWDSQYGDVLYSHGDISRGRQLIWELFPGADDELTIYLFHYHEVNAENPGSLLEMYEDFFTILPEYRRCDMDKLVWKKPTFGYIPGHFSVGSSDRTVAFDRLIAIGDAASLQSPLVFTGFGSLVRNLERLTTLLDTALKHDLLSFRHLNQIRAYQSNVSVTWLFSKGMMVPTGKFLPPQRINSMLNTFFGLLADEPQEVADNFIKDRCDWLTFNRLALKAARKNPALLLWIWELAGPRDLVRWLGSYFNFGRHALISALLSPWFGRFLNRVGFWLEPRNPGLWLWLLTINYAIATGKPRSRSQVAKTNPEAIIPKSEARILN, from the coding sequence ATGAGAGAAATCCTTTATTTAGAAGTTCCAACTCCAGATATAGAAACTGTACGTAGCTGGCTACAAACGGATTTTGAACCTGGAAATGGAGAAAAAGTGCTTACTTCGGAAGGCTTTCGCCTCAAAATACCCAGTGCGACTACACCTGCTGGAGCGGCTCTTTCCGAAAAATTGCCTGCGGAACTTTCGGTATTTGTCTGGACGGTGCAACGAACTACCTATCTGAAAGTGTTTCGTTGGGCAGAACAACCTTTTCCCAGTGAGGGACAAATTCTGCAACGCCTAACCAAAGAAATTAGAAGCCGTTTTCCGCATCATTACCCAGAACCACCAACGATTGATTTATCGCAGCAATCGATTTTTGCCGCACTAGCCTCTGCTTACCCCCTCACCGTCAAGTATTTTCAGAAAATGCCTAACGGTGAATACGATCTAATACGTGCCTACTGGTGGGAACAACGATGGCGCGAAGGAGTACGAAATCCGCAGCAGCCGCGTCAAGTTGTGTTTTCCAATCAAGGGGACAGGGGAAAAGGTAATCCCAGTACCCAGCCTCTGGTCACTAATCCCCAGTACGACATCATCTACATCGGTGGCGCACTAGGCGCGATTCATGCTGCATTAATGGCAAAACTAGGATATAAAGTCCTGCTGGTGGAACGAATGCCCTTTGGCAAGATGAACCGAGAATGGAATATTTCCCGCGATGAGATTCAAAGCTTGGTTAATCTGGGTTTAGTCACCCCCGCAGAGTTAGAAACCATCATTGCCAGGGAATACAAAGATGGATTCAATAAATTTTTTGATGCGAATAATCCATCCAAACTGCGATCGCCCGTTCTACACACACCCACAGTCCTAAATTTAGGCTTAGATTCCGAAAAATGGCTCCTTATGTGTGGGCAAAAGCTGCAAGCCGCAGGCGGCGAAATCTGGGATGAAACAGAATTTATGCGTGCAGATATTGATATATCACAAGTTTTGTTGCAAGTCAAGCACTTACCTAGTCAGGTTGAAAAACAAGTAAGCGGACGATTGCTAATAGATGCAATGGGAACTGCCTCACCCATCGCTTGGCAATTAAATGGTGGTCGAGCCTTTGATAGTGTGTGTCCGACGGTAGGAGCGGCAATTGAGAGCGGATTTGAGCCGCAAGTGTGGGATTCGCAGTATGGGGACGTGCTTTATAGTCATGGGGATATTTCGCGGGGAAGGCAGCTGATTTGGGAATTGTTTCCTGGAGCAGATGATGAACTAACGATTTATTTATTTCATTACCACGAGGTGAATGCTGAAAATCCTGGTTCCTTGTTAGAGATGTACGAAGACTTTTTCACGATTTTGCCAGAGTATCGCAGGTGCGATATGGACAAATTGGTGTGGAAAAAGCCGACGTTTGGGTATATACCGGGACATTTTAGTGTGGGAAGTAGCGATCGCACAGTTGCCTTCGATCGATTAATTGCGATCGGCGATGCCGCATCACTCCAGTCTCCCCTCGTCTTCACCGGTTTTGGTTCCCTAGTTCGCAACTTAGAGCGCTTAACAACGCTGTTAGATACTGCTCTCAAACATGACTTGTTGAGTTTCCGCCACTTGAATCAGATTCGCGCTTACCAAAGCAACGTTTCAGTAACTTGGCTATTTTCCAAAGGGATGATGGTACCCACGGGGAAATTTTTACCACCCCAGCGCATTAACTCCATGCTCAACACCTTCTTTGGATTGTTAGCAGACGAACCCCAAGAAGTAGCAGATAACTTCATCAAAGATCGGTGTGATTGGTTAACCTTTAACCGATTAGCACTCAAAGCCGCTAGGAAAAATCCTGCCTTGCTTTTATGGATTTGGGAACTTGCTGGGCCTAGAGATTTAGTGCGATGGCTTGGTAGTTATTTCAACTTCGGTCGTCATGCCCTCATTAGCGCTTTGCTGAGTCCGTGGTTCGGGCGGTTCTTAAACCGGGTAGGTTTTTGGCTAGAACCCCGGAATCCTGGCTTGTGGCTGTGGCTATTGACAATTAATTATGCGATCGCCACAGGTAAACCGCGATCGCGCTCTCAAGTTGCAAAAACCAACCCAGAAGCCATAATTCCGAAGTCAGAAGCAAGGATTCTCAATTAG
- a CDS encoding aminotransferase class V-fold PLP-dependent enzyme produces MTDIFAMGVNIKQEAVQLPLVAENFDSFWDKEIRPLFTDESLSFRVKTLQGNYIKYVNLDNGATTTPFATLKQHVDEMLDTYGSVHRGSGQKSIITTREYDASRNVIRDFVGSSLDNYVIFAKNTTEAINGAATLWAKKPGKILVSDIEHSSNLLPWVTRDEVVQYRTQADGSVSVAEIEEIFKAHQNLPEAEQIKLVTITGASTITGYRPPIYEIAALAHRYGAKIFADVCQLIQHERVDMRADDDPCHLDFVAFSGHKMYAPYGTGVLLGPKEFFDSSYPYQIGGGNLPYITRKLEIKRFYTERAHDPGTPNAMGAIAIAKAIEIIEAVGRDRIAQYEHSLVEFTYTRLRLIPGVQLHIPGDNLAHVIPFDIDGFDGRLVAEILAQEYGIGVRAGAFCTYEYIRKLKNISDEQDYEIAQEVDRGITRNIPSIIRASFAVYNTLEDCDRFIDAIAQIAKNGFDHYLPNYTQDEITGVWTAVNS; encoded by the coding sequence ATGACCGATATATTTGCAATGGGTGTAAATATAAAGCAAGAAGCTGTCCAATTACCGCTAGTTGCAGAAAATTTTGACAGTTTTTGGGACAAAGAAATTAGACCGCTATTCACAGATGAGTCTCTGTCTTTTAGGGTAAAAACTCTTCAGGGAAATTATATAAAGTACGTCAACTTGGATAATGGAGCTACCACCACTCCCTTTGCAACCCTTAAGCAGCATGTGGATGAGATGCTTGACACTTATGGCAGCGTCCATAGAGGTTCTGGGCAAAAATCCATCATCACTACACGAGAATATGACGCTAGTCGGAATGTGATTCGGGACTTTGTGGGTTCATCTTTAGACAACTATGTAATTTTTGCGAAGAATACAACAGAAGCAATTAATGGAGCCGCCACACTTTGGGCAAAAAAACCTGGAAAAATCTTAGTTTCTGATATCGAGCATTCATCAAACCTGCTCCCTTGGGTTACTAGAGACGAAGTTGTGCAGTACAGAACCCAGGCGGACGGAAGTGTAAGTGTCGCAGAAATTGAAGAAATCTTCAAGGCACACCAAAATCTCCCCGAAGCCGAGCAAATTAAGTTAGTAACAATTACAGGTGCTTCGACAATTACAGGTTACAGACCCCCAATTTACGAAATCGCAGCTTTAGCACATCGGTATGGTGCGAAGATTTTTGCAGATGTGTGTCAGTTAATTCAGCACGAACGAGTAGATATGCGTGCTGACGATGACCCATGTCATCTAGATTTTGTGGCTTTCTCTGGACACAAGATGTATGCACCTTATGGAACTGGGGTTTTGTTGGGGCCAAAGGAATTTTTTGATAGCTCTTATCCTTATCAAATCGGTGGTGGAAACCTGCCTTATATCACCAGAAAGCTAGAGATCAAGCGTTTTTATACAGAACGGGCCCACGATCCTGGAACACCAAACGCAATGGGGGCGATCGCAATTGCCAAGGCGATTGAAATTATCGAAGCAGTAGGGCGCGATCGCATTGCTCAGTACGAACACTCTCTCGTAGAATTCACGTATACAAGGCTTAGGCTAATTCCTGGAGTTCAATTACATATCCCAGGAGATAATCTAGCCCATGTTATTCCCTTTGATATTGATGGATTTGATGGACGCTTAGTGGCAGAAATTCTGGCACAAGAATATGGCATTGGCGTTAGGGCTGGGGCTTTCTGCACTTATGAATACATTCGCAAACTCAAGAATATTTCGGATGAGCAAGACTACGAAATTGCTCAGGAAGTAGACAGGGGAATTACCCGCAACATTCCCAGTATTATCCGCGCCAGCTTTGCAGTATATAATACGTTAGAAGACTGCGATCGCTTTATTGATGCGATCGCTCAAATAGCTAAAAACGGATTTGACCACTACTTGCCCAACTACACACAAGATGAAATCACTGGTGTTTGGACAGCGGTAAACAGCTAA
- a CDS encoding sulfite oxidase: protein MSDENLFDQEDYLHARVDECIWQKSADAGISRQRFLQILATMVGATAIGGLAKPAPAHSQTGVKTKGSKILKPLPPGYISHSKGTLEMNWEAMYGRGYLVPNDWFYVHNRSTPPPFDPSTWRLQIHGTGVSVPCEFTYDEIIAMPSISVTCAIECAANGRRFFEEAYNIPLPGTRWRLGAIGVAEWTGVPLSILLERAGLKSTAKDVLVEGADFDSLDSKDTNKSKFNNVVPIAKALADNSLVVYAMNGEPLPPDHGQPCRALFPGWGGNANVKWIERIEVSETPIYTQWVTEQMVLVGADYPAIAPYKGKLITYQNVKSAFELAWPATLSAQTHLLRGRSWSGKGKIVRVEVSLDGGRTWQFARLREPNFPFAWTRWDIEWNPTPGEYFIQARATDNLGNTQPSTVPWNDSGLLYGGVVSHPVTVRG from the coding sequence TTGAGTGATGAAAACCTCTTTGACCAGGAGGATTATCTACACGCACGGGTTGATGAGTGCATCTGGCAAAAAAGCGCAGATGCAGGTATTTCGCGCCAGCGCTTTCTGCAAATACTAGCCACGATGGTTGGTGCAACAGCCATTGGGGGGTTAGCTAAACCTGCACCTGCTCACAGTCAGACAGGTGTTAAAACCAAGGGCAGTAAAATACTTAAGCCATTGCCACCAGGGTATATCTCTCATAGCAAAGGCACGTTAGAGATGAACTGGGAAGCAATGTATGGGCGTGGTTATTTAGTGCCAAATGATTGGTTCTATGTTCACAACCGCAGTACACCTCCTCCCTTTGACCCATCTACGTGGCGTTTGCAAATTCATGGAACTGGCGTTTCTGTTCCCTGTGAGTTCACTTACGATGAAATCATCGCTATGCCGTCCATCTCAGTCACCTGTGCCATTGAGTGTGCTGCTAATGGTCGGCGGTTTTTTGAAGAAGCTTACAACATACCACTCCCTGGAACTCGGTGGAGACTTGGGGCTATTGGCGTGGCTGAGTGGACGGGTGTACCACTGAGCATATTATTAGAGCGGGCTGGATTGAAATCTACAGCAAAAGACGTACTCGTTGAGGGTGCAGATTTTGATTCGCTGGACTCAAAGGACACAAATAAATCCAAGTTCAACAATGTAGTTCCCATTGCTAAAGCATTAGCAGATAACTCACTCGTCGTCTATGCCATGAACGGAGAACCATTACCTCCAGATCATGGCCAGCCATGCCGTGCCTTATTTCCTGGTTGGGGAGGAAACGCCAACGTTAAATGGATTGAGCGGATTGAAGTTTCTGAAACACCGATATATACCCAGTGGGTAACGGAGCAGATGGTACTGGTTGGTGCAGATTATCCAGCGATCGCACCATATAAAGGTAAGCTGATTACCTATCAAAATGTTAAAAGCGCTTTTGAGTTGGCTTGGCCCGCTACACTTTCGGCTCAAACCCACTTACTACGTGGACGTTCTTGGTCTGGGAAAGGAAAAATTGTTCGTGTAGAAGTCAGTCTAGATGGCGGCAGAACTTGGCAATTTGCCCGACTGAGAGAACCAAACTTTCCATTTGCATGGACACGGTGGGACATTGAATGGAATCCAACTCCTGGCGAATATTT